In one window of Osmia lignaria lignaria isolate PbOS001 chromosome 11, iyOsmLign1, whole genome shotgun sequence DNA:
- the LOC117604184 gene encoding uncharacterized protein LOC117604184 isoform X1, producing the protein MGSTRQQDRLLSGGISLPQWMKGRADNRFDFDESTFSPPSHDDSFFYIRYPKTQNRLGGSEESRSIDEVLAGQAVASSTAPVTAEKDTLVADQKKSQEIDFSKHPIACQPFVPSSTTNKDSEIRYAKSLLTENVKAKSQGIDDGFHGEPALCGKSIVLVASQMMSNKFHETFTAESAGSELKRGSKSLPVTPIASPAQSPNSSPKARRRITSNRYFTGSFLLDREKYQGGSILASILGQSREIVTAKIEEEDETNMEIPMPSSRALSRKRSISSQNLTYVGTDEKSADKATISTNAMRSKPSELREMNFWSPTSM; encoded by the exons ATTCGATTTCGACGAGAGTACATTTAGCCCGCCATCTCACGACGATAGCTTTTTCTACATACGGTATCCAAAAACACAGAATCGGTTGGGTGGTTCGGAAGAATCTCGATCGATCGACGAGGTCCTCGCCGGACAAGCCGTCGCTTCATCGACGGCTCCTGTAACCGCAGAGAAAGATACACTTGTTGCCGATCAGAAAAAGAGTCAAGAAATCGATTTTAGCAAGCATCCTATAGCGTGTCAACCATTTGTACCATCTTCAACAACGAATAAAG ATAGCGAGATCAGGTATGCGAAGAGTTTGTTGACTGAAAACGTCAAAGCAAAGTCCCAGGGTATAGACGATGGATTTCACGGCGAACCAGCCCTCTGTGGAAAATCGATCGTTCTTGTAGCCAGTCAGATGATGTCTAATAAATTTCATGAAACATTCACGGCCGAATCGGCCGGAAGTGAACTGAAGAGAGGGAGCAAATCGTTGCCGGTTACACCGATTGCTTCTCCTGCTCAGAGTCCCAACAGTTCGCCGAAGGCCCGTCGTCGCATAACATCCAATCGATATTTCACCGGTTCCTTCCTTCTCGATCGGGAGAAGTATCAAGGGGGTTCGATCTTGGCTTCGATATTAGGACAATCCAGAGAGATTGTTACTGCCAAGATCGAGGAAGAGGATGAGACGAACATGGAAATTCCTATGCCGTCGTCCAGAGCGCTCAGTCGAAAACGATCTATATCCTCGCAGAATCTGACCTACGTCGGAACCGATGAGAAATCAGCCGACAAAGCAACGATTTCTACCAACGCGATGCGATCAAAACCATCAGAATTAAGAGAAATGAATTTCTGGTCACCGACCTCGATGTAA
- the LOC117604184 gene encoding uncharacterized protein LOC117604184 isoform X2 has protein sequence MEFDFDESTFSPPSHDDSFFYIRYPKTQNRLGGSEESRSIDEVLAGQAVASSTAPVTAEKDTLVADQKKSQEIDFSKHPIACQPFVPSSTTNKDSEIRYAKSLLTENVKAKSQGIDDGFHGEPALCGKSIVLVASQMMSNKFHETFTAESAGSELKRGSKSLPVTPIASPAQSPNSSPKARRRITSNRYFTGSFLLDREKYQGGSILASILGQSREIVTAKIEEEDETNMEIPMPSSRALSRKRSISSQNLTYVGTDEKSADKATISTNAMRSKPSELREMNFWSPTSM, from the exons ATTCGATTTCGACGAGAGTACATTTAGCCCGCCATCTCACGACGATAGCTTTTTCTACATACGGTATCCAAAAACACAGAATCGGTTGGGTGGTTCGGAAGAATCTCGATCGATCGACGAGGTCCTCGCCGGACAAGCCGTCGCTTCATCGACGGCTCCTGTAACCGCAGAGAAAGATACACTTGTTGCCGATCAGAAAAAGAGTCAAGAAATCGATTTTAGCAAGCATCCTATAGCGTGTCAACCATTTGTACCATCTTCAACAACGAATAAAG ATAGCGAGATCAGGTATGCGAAGAGTTTGTTGACTGAAAACGTCAAAGCAAAGTCCCAGGGTATAGACGATGGATTTCACGGCGAACCAGCCCTCTGTGGAAAATCGATCGTTCTTGTAGCCAGTCAGATGATGTCTAATAAATTTCATGAAACATTCACGGCCGAATCGGCCGGAAGTGAACTGAAGAGAGGGAGCAAATCGTTGCCGGTTACACCGATTGCTTCTCCTGCTCAGAGTCCCAACAGTTCGCCGAAGGCCCGTCGTCGCATAACATCCAATCGATATTTCACCGGTTCCTTCCTTCTCGATCGGGAGAAGTATCAAGGGGGTTCGATCTTGGCTTCGATATTAGGACAATCCAGAGAGATTGTTACTGCCAAGATCGAGGAAGAGGATGAGACGAACATGGAAATTCCTATGCCGTCGTCCAGAGCGCTCAGTCGAAAACGATCTATATCCTCGCAGAATCTGACCTACGTCGGAACCGATGAGAAATCAGCCGACAAAGCAACGATTTCTACCAACGCGATGCGATCAAAACCATCAGAATTAAGAGAAATGAATTTCTGGTCACCGACCTCGATGTAA